The bacterium sequence CTACTCACCCGAACATGCGTACCCCAAGGACAAGCCCAACCGGGAGGTATTCCTCCAGGAGTTCTACGCTGGCATAGGCAGTGAGTTGAGCAGTTGCAGCGCGGTCGTGATCGCCTCCGCTGACGTTAACCCGGTCACCGAGTACTTGCTGCACAGGGTCTACGGCCTGGGCGAGCCGGTTCCGGAGCCGTGGACGGACCCCAGCGCGCTGTGCGGCTACGTCGCGCTCAAGCGCTTCCCGGCACCCAACAAGACCAGGCAGGATGGCGCTGCGCCGCAGGACCAGGCCAGGCGAGCGACCGACGAGGAAGGCTTCACAAGACGGTTCTATTCCGAGGTGCACCTGGCTCGCGGCAGGAAGCAGGCTGACCGCGGCTTCGTCCGCTACGTGTATGGCAAGCCCGTGAAGCCGCTGCTCGAGAACTACAAGGCCCAGGACGATCCCGGCGAGTTCAAGCTCCTCGGCCACCTGCTTGTCGCCAGGTGGTCGGGCGAGACGGAGGCTGACAGACGGCGCGGCCGTGACGAAGAGCAACTCATCGTGCTCCTCAATGGCGTTAGCGGGCCGGCCACTTCGGCGCTCGCGGAGATACTCACCGGCGGCCCCAAGACCAAGCCACAGATGATGGCGAAGGCCGAGGAGATGTTGGCCGAACTCAATGAGGAGCTCAATAAGCCAGGCTGGGATGCGGTGGAGGCGATCGTGGAGGTACAGATAAAGCCAGCCCGGCCCGCCCAGATCCACAAGTACAGAGACAGCCGAGAGGTGGTTGGCTGGAGCTACGCTGTGCATCCCCGTCCTTTCACTCGCCGCTCGGTCGTCTCCTGAGAACCCAACAGCCGCGGGAACCCCTGATCCGGGGCGCCCGCGGCCGTATTGTGAGTCCTCTCACGACTGAGCGGATCGCTCTGTCCCCTACTCCTCGTCCTCCTCTACGTCCTCCACATCATCCTCGAGGTCGGGTAGGTCGCTCAGGTCCAACTCCGGCACGGCCTCCTGCAGTCGCCCAAACTCGCTGATGAGCTTCTGCACGGCCTCCTCCGGTGTCTCCTCACGCTTGGGCGGCACGAACTCGGGGATGGCCCCGTCCGCCATCGTGATGTCGCGGTCGCGGTGGGTCGGCATGCCGCTCCCCGCCGGGATCAGGCGGCCGATGATGACGTTCTCCTTGAGGCCCAGCAGCGGGTCGCGCTTGTGCCCGCACGCCGCCTCGGTCAGCACGCGCGTGGTGCGCTGGAAGCTCGCCGCCGACAGGAAGCTCTCGGTCGCCAGCGACGCCTGCGTGATCCCCAGCAGGATTGGCTCGGCCGTCGCCTCGCGGCCGCCGAACTCCCGCACCCGCCGGTTCTCGTCCTCGAAGTCGAACCGGTCGGAGATCTCGCCCGGCAGGAACCGCGTGTCGCCGTGGTCCTTGATCTTCCGCTTCTTGAGCATCTGGCGGATGATGACCTCGATGTGTTTGTCGTTGATCGCCACGCCCTGGGCCTTGTACACCGTCTGCACCTCGCGCAGCAGGTAGTCCTGCACGCCGTCGGTGCCCTTCATGTCCAGGATGTTCTGCGGGTCCACCGGGCCCATCGTCAGCCGGTCGCCCGCGCGCACCTCGGTCCCCTCGCGGACAAACAGCTCGCCGCGGTAGGGTACCAGGTGAGCGGTCGCGATCTTCACATGGGTCACGCCGGCCTTCTTCAGCCGCATGCGGACCTTCTTGAGCAGCTTCTCGCCCGCACGCGCCAGCTTCGTCTTGCCGTCCGGCGACCCCACGTCCTCGGCCAGCCGCTCCCCACGGATCACCCGCAGGTCGTCAATGCTGTGCTCGGAGTGGATGATGACGCTGCGCAGACCGGTGGTCTCGATGCCCGCGACCGTCCCGTCCACCTGGGCCGTGATGGCCTGCCCCTTGGGTGTGCGCGCCTCGAACAGCTCCACAACGCGCAGCAGACCATGCACGGGCGTCTCGAGCACCTTGAGCATTTCCTTGATGGCCTTGCGCCGGGCTCGGCCCTGGCCCGCCACTTCCAGCGACACAACGCCCTTGTCAATGTCGGCGTGCAGGGAGCGCAGGGCCTGCTGCTTGCGCTTCTTCACGTCCGCGACGCCGGTGATGTACTGGCCGGCGACGCCGCCGGTGTGGAAGGTGCGCATGGTGAGCTGCGTGCCCGGCTCGCCGATGGACTGGGCGGCGATGATGCCTACCGCGGTCCCCGGCTCCACGAGCTTCTGGCGGGCCAGGTCGCGGCCATAGCACTTGGCGCAGATCCCGCTGCGCAGCTCGCACGTCAGCGGCGACGACACCTTGACCTTCTTGATCCCGGCCTCGACGATGTGTCGCGCGGCCCGCTCGTCAACCTCGTCCTTGGCCGGCACGATCACTTCACCGGTCTCGGGGTTGAAGATGGTTTCGGCGGCGGTCCGGCCGATGATGCGGTCCTCGAGCTTCTGCAGCACCTCGGTCGCCGTGATGGGCAGTTCGGTGTCGCAGTACTCGCACTTGCCCTCGCGCAGCACGTCCTCCTGGCCGCACACGGGGCAGTGCAACTCCTGGGCGTACATGTTCGAGACCCATACGCCGTCGGTGGTGCCGCAGTCGAAGTCGCGGATCATGACGTCCTGGGCGACGTCCACCAGGCGCCGGGTCAGGTAGCCGGCGTCAGCGGTGCGCAGGGCGGTGTCCGCCAGGCCCTTGCGCGCGCCGTGGGTTGCCACGAAGTACTCCAGCACGTTCAGGCCTTCGTGGAAGTTGCTCTTGACGGGCAGGTCCTCGATCAGGCGGCCAAACGGATCGCTCATCAGACCGCGCATCCCGCTGATCTGCGAGATGTGGCTGCGGTTGGCGCGCGCCCCGGAGTTGGTCATCATCCAGATCGAGTTGAAGCTGTCAATGTTGTTGAGGATGTCGTCGGCGACTTCCTCGCGCGCGCTCTGCCACAGCTCCAGCACCCGCTGCTCGCGCTCGTCTTCCAGGATGTAGCCGCGCCGCGCCGCCTCATTGATGCGGTTGACCTCGCGCTCGGTGCGGGAGATGATCTCCTCGCGCCGCGTCGGCACGTCCGTGTCGTCAATGCAGATGGACAGACCCGAGCGCGTGGCGTACTTGAAGCCCTGCTCCTTCAGGTCGTCCAGCAACTGCGCCGTCCGCTCCTGGCCGTAGCTCTGGTAGACGCGCCGCACGGTGTTGCCCAGCTCTTCCTTGGCGATGTCGTGGTTCAGGAAGGGCATGTCCAGCGGCAGCACGCGGTTGAAGATGACGCGGCCCGGCGTGGTCTCCAGGCGCACCCGGTGGCAGCCCGTCACGATCCGCCCGTTGACCGGGAAGTACCCGCCGTCGCAGGCCTCCTGCAGACGGGTCTTGAGGGCGTCAACCAGGGCCTCCGTCTTGTCCACGATGGGGACGCGCAGCTCGGGGATCTCCGAGAAGCGCTCCTTCCACTGCCCGCGGTACGGCAGCTCCTCTTCCTCCATCATGTCCTTGGTCAGCGTGAACTCGATGCGCCGGTCGCGCACCGGGTGCTCGTCCCCGACCACCTCGGCCACGATGCGGCGGATGTCCAGGTCGAGCTGCGGGTCCAGCGGCATCTCGCGCGTCTTCTTCTCATAGGCTTCCAGGAAAATCTGCGGCAGCCGCACGGTGACGCTGGCGTGCAGGTCCACCTTGCGGTGCTGGTACGCCGCGATGACGGCCTCGGCGTTCTGGAAGACCTTCCCGGCGCCCAGACCCGTCTTGTTCTCCTGGGTCATGTAGTACGAGCCCAGCACGATGTCGTACTTCGGGGCGCAGATCGGAGCGCCGTCCGCCGGCTTGAACAGGTTCCGCGAGGCCAGCATCAGCAGCCGCGCCTCGGCCTGTGCGTGCGCCGACAGCGGCACGTGCACGGCCATCTGGTCGCCGTCGAAGTCGGCGTTGAAGGCCTCGCACACCAGCGGGTGAAGCTGGATCGCCTTGCCATCAATCAGCACCGGCTCGAAAGCCTGGATGCCGAGGCGATGCAGCGTCGGGGCGCGGTTCAGCAGCACGGGATGGTCGTCAATGACCTCCTCCAGCGCGTCCCACACCTCGCTGCGCAGCCGGTCCACCATGCGCTTGGCGGTCTTGATGTTGGTCGTGTGCCCCTGCTCCACCAGCCGGTTCATCACGAACGGCTTGAACAGCTCCAGGGCCATCTCGCGGGGCAGGCCGCACTGGTGCAGGTGTAGCTCGGGGCCGACCACGATGACCGAGCGGCCCGAGTAATCCACGCGCTTGCCCAGCAGGTTCTTGCGGAACCGGCCTTCCTTGCCCTTGAGCATGTCCGACAGCGACTTCAGCGGCCGGCGGTTGCTGCCTGTCACCGGGCGGCTGCGGCGGCTGTTGTCAATCAGCGCGTCCACAGCCTCCTGCAGCAGGCGCCGCTCGTGGTTGATGATCGACTCGGGCGCATTGATCTCGATGATGCGCCGCAGGCGGTTGTTGCGGTTGATGACCCGGCGGTACAGGTCGTTCAGGTCGGAGGTGGCGAAGCGCCCACCGTCGAGCTGCACCATCGGGCGCAACTCGGGCGGCAGCACCGGGATGACCTCCAGGATCATCCACTCCGGGCGGTTCCGGCTGCTGCGGAAGGCCTCGACGACGCGCAGGCGCTTGACGGCGCGCAGGCGCCGCGCGCCGGTGCGCTCGTCAATCTCCTGCCGCAGGTCGTGGGCCAGCTCGTCCAGGTCAATCTCGCTGAGCAGGTCCCGCACGGCCTCGGCGCCCAACCCGGCCTTGAACAGGTCGGCGAAGCTGCCATCCAGGCGCTCCTCGCAGACTTCCAGCAGCTCCACCAGGCGCCGGTACTCCATCTCGGAGATCAGCATCTTGGGGGTCAGCTTGAACAGCAGTTCGGCGGCCGCGGTCAGCTCATCCAGCCGGTGCGTGACTTCCTGCGCCTTCATGATGCGCCGGCTCAGCTCTTCCTCGGTCATCGGCGAGCCCCAGGCGCTCTCGCTCTCGGACATCGCCGGGTAGCCGTCCTCGTCCAGCATGTCCTCGTCGTCGGACAGCTCTTCGAGTTCCTCGTCCAGACCCAGCTCCTCGCCGTCCTCCTCGACCTCGCTGACCTCCTCCTCTTCCTCCTCCACTCCCTCCTCCGGCTCGGCTTCGAGTTCCTCCTCGGCGGCGGCCTCCTCAGCCTCGCGCTCCTGGCTCTGTCGCAGCCCCTCCTCATACTCCTCGCGCAGCCGCACGACTTCCTGGTCGCGCGAGTCGAGAATGGCCTGCTTCTCCTCGTTGATGGCGGCCAGGATGTCCGCGCGCCGCCGCTGCATCTTCTCCACGTTCACACTGGTGACGATGTAGGAGGCGAAGTACACGACCTCCTCCAGCGTCCGGCGCGACATGTCCAGCAGCAGGCTGATGGGGCTCGGCACGCCCTTGAGGTACCAGCTGTGGCACACGGGGGCGGCCAGCTCGATGTGGCCCATCCGCTCGCGCCGCACCTTGCTCCGCGTCACCTCGACCCCGCACCGGTCGCACTTGATGCCCTTGAACTTGACCTTCTTGTACTTGCCGCAGTGGCATTCCCAGTCGCGGGTGGGCCCGAAGATGCGCTCGCAGAACAGGCCGTCGCGTTCCGGCTTGTACGTGCGGTAGTTGATGGTCTCAGGCTTCTTGACTTCGCCAAAAGACCAACTGCGGATCTCACGGGGAGAAGCCAGACCGATAGTAATCGCGTCGAAATCGGTTGTGGAACTCAAAGGTTCTCCTCCTCCGAATGTATGCTCATTGCGACGTCGCCCACCCCGCCCTCGCTCTGCTCGGGCATCCCTCCCCACAGGGGAGGGGGCACTACCTGGCCGCTTTGGGCCTCACCCCTCCCCCGCGGGGAGGGGTCGGCGCGAAGCGACGGGGGTGGGTTACCGCCCCTCGTCCCCGTCCGTCCGCAGGTCCAGGGCCTTGCCCTCCCGGTTCTCCACCTTCACGTCCAGACCCAGGCTCTGCATCTCGCGCACCAGGATCTTGAACGACTCCGGCGTGCCGGGCTCCTTGATGTTCTCGTCCTTGACGATGGCCTCGTAGGTCGCCACGCGCCCCTGGACATCGTCGGACTTCACCGTCAGCATCTCCTGCAGCGAGTACGCCGCGCCGTAGGCTTCCAGCGCCCACACTTCCATCTCACCGAAGCGCTGGCCGCCCATCTGCGCCTTCCCGCCCAGCGGCTGCTGCGTGATGAGCGAGTACGGGCCGGTCGAGCGTGCGTGGATCTTGTCCTCGACCAGGTGCAGGAGCTTGAGGATGTACATCACGCCGACGTTGACCGGCTGGTTGAACGCCTCGCCGGTCCGGCCGTCGAAGAGCATCGCCTTGCCGGTGCGCGCATCGTAGGCGCGCCGCTGGTAGGCGTTCGCGACGGCCT is a genomic window containing:
- a CDS encoding DNA-directed RNA polymerase subunit beta', producing the protein MSSTTDFDAITIGLASPREIRSWSFGEVKKPETINYRTYKPERDGLFCERIFGPTRDWECHCGKYKKVKFKGIKCDRCGVEVTRSKVRRERMGHIELAAPVCHSWYLKGVPSPISLLLDMSRRTLEEVVYFASYIVTSVNVEKMQRRRADILAAINEEKQAILDSRDQEVVRLREEYEEGLRQSQEREAEEAAAEEELEAEPEEGVEEEEEEVSEVEEDGEELGLDEELEELSDDEDMLDEDGYPAMSESESAWGSPMTEEELSRRIMKAQEVTHRLDELTAAAELLFKLTPKMLISEMEYRRLVELLEVCEERLDGSFADLFKAGLGAEAVRDLLSEIDLDELAHDLRQEIDERTGARRLRAVKRLRVVEAFRSSRNRPEWMILEVIPVLPPELRPMVQLDGGRFATSDLNDLYRRVINRNNRLRRIIEINAPESIINHERRLLQEAVDALIDNSRRSRPVTGSNRRPLKSLSDMLKGKEGRFRKNLLGKRVDYSGRSVIVVGPELHLHQCGLPREMALELFKPFVMNRLVEQGHTTNIKTAKRMVDRLRSEVWDALEEVIDDHPVLLNRAPTLHRLGIQAFEPVLIDGKAIQLHPLVCEAFNADFDGDQMAVHVPLSAHAQAEARLLMLASRNLFKPADGAPICAPKYDIVLGSYYMTQENKTGLGAGKVFQNAEAVIAAYQHRKVDLHASVTVRLPQIFLEAYEKKTREMPLDPQLDLDIRRIVAEVVGDEHPVRDRRIEFTLTKDMMEEEELPYRGQWKERFSEIPELRVPIVDKTEALVDALKTRLQEACDGGYFPVNGRIVTGCHRVRLETTPGRVIFNRVLPLDMPFLNHDIAKEELGNTVRRVYQSYGQERTAQLLDDLKEQGFKYATRSGLSICIDDTDVPTRREEIISRTEREVNRINEAARRGYILEDEREQRVLELWQSAREEVADDILNNIDSFNSIWMMTNSGARANRSHISQISGMRGLMSDPFGRLIEDLPVKSNFHEGLNVLEYFVATHGARKGLADTALRTADAGYLTRRLVDVAQDVMIRDFDCGTTDGVWVSNMYAQELHCPVCGQEDVLREGKCEYCDTELPITATEVLQKLEDRIIGRTAAETIFNPETGEVIVPAKDEVDERAARHIVEAGIKKVKVSSPLTCELRSGICAKCYGRDLARQKLVEPGTAVGIIAAQSIGEPGTQLTMRTFHTGGVAGQYITGVADVKKRKQQALRSLHADIDKGVVSLEVAGQGRARRKAIKEMLKVLETPVHGLLRVVELFEARTPKGQAITAQVDGTVAGIETTGLRSVIIHSEHSIDDLRVIRGERLAEDVGSPDGKTKLARAGEKLLKKVRMRLKKAGVTHVKIATAHLVPYRGELFVREGTEVRAGDRLTMGPVDPQNILDMKGTDGVQDYLLREVQTVYKAQGVAINDKHIEVIIRQMLKKRKIKDHGDTRFLPGEISDRFDFEDENRRVREFGGREATAEPILLGITQASLATESFLSAASFQRTTRVLTEAACGHKRDPLLGLKENVIIGRLIPAGSGMPTHRDRDITMADGAIPEFVPPKREETPEEAVQKLISEFGRLQEAVPELDLSDLPDLEDDVEDVEEDEE